The following proteins come from a genomic window of Hydractinia symbiolongicarpus strain clone_291-10 chromosome 2, HSymV2.1, whole genome shotgun sequence:
- the LOC130628366 gene encoding uncharacterized protein LOC130628366: protein MPPTFEKIKEEILKKIESGDILLGSLVEPKKYKKAVIKNGVIFNEEFTVSGRCIPLSDIRRKIFEEHQSLGIMRNPKGALTRYFILWSDHASLLSAGHLLLTVKVVYDDKLFYTDEEMYAKTGICHDVQELVERPSVYIIGFAQDSIAEKLSYVETRLNDIRKLSDPLIVNDKKVVDVIRFFHGDHPEIQYESGNSHGGNFPCLCGCKKSRFTDIAHVYSNKIVSLEQRRKKVISGPAGQQQKAVSPFQQLNVEKLGLEVNYRNLDRDLPVHQKLHKKDLEQLLKNHLTGIIRVPALCFGNEHSTMESLNLANYEVMPIEPLHDCKGHIKNLWDVLHEVLTPQENKIFQQSLDATYGSKDKVRGSDYRLSSIVVYQSMQSTCRKEIKELLYTLMELVRLSYLKSQKRSPRIILRLHNISFQHAMLCQDLFGHNLKSMSTQKLYGIYYHGLTTHLAEVSRIISPSSLHTENEEQLFSKINQISLRTSARSLESIRDNSIIRIQAEQKFIAKECSRKSTNTSKISKFSESVLDEKRSCFNINLPLRKYQAHLERIADFLLYGNGVWWHRENDIIIFHDGKEDDDFRVEGPLMTNFKQDNLQSVAKDVEACWKKCVDRGIELPITKINTFDENGDLIECKALEETGVTNPKANITSNIKLMADDDNAEYDNAYISHDNNEEIEMEIDITLEQQPSLLDLEVDQAVHFKKETSNTITLEQQPCIADSVTNPKKTAENSKLEKICRDRQTKADQNPILESGVCKNIMYVLGYSDKLKDFDRHHMSYKLTKSEHSRKKCRAFIIHFREKVMAVQHEAEKATKDWEKDFIAKNFKMPNTEELKSNKIYMEKYKLNYHAKKILEQWTNI, encoded by the exons ATGCCCCctacatttgaaaaaataaaagaggagATACTGAAGAAGATTGAATCTGGAGATATTCTATTAGGATCTTTGGTTGagccaaaaaaatataaaaaagctgtGATAAAGAATGGAGTGATTTTCAATGAAGAATTCACAGTATCTGGTCGTTGTATACCACTGAGTGACATTCGCAGAAAGATTTTTGAAGAACATCAAAGTTTGGGGATTATGAGAAATCCAAAAGGTGCTTTGACAAGATACTTCATACTATGGTCTGATCATGCATCACTTTTGAGTGCTGGCCATTTACTATTGACTGTCAAAGTTGTTTACgatgacaagttattttatacagATGAGGAAATGTATGCAAAAACAG gaaTTTGTCATGATGTTCAAGAACTTGTGGAGCGTCCATCCGTTTATATTATTGGTTTTGCCCAGGATAGCATTGCAGAGAAGCTTTCATATGTCGAAACCAGACTTAATGACATTAGAAAATTGTCTGACCCATTAATTGTCAATGATAAGAAAGTGGTTGATGtgataaggttttttcatg GTGACCATCCTGAAATACAATACGAGAGTGGTAACTCTCATGGTGGAAACTTTCCCTGTCTTTGTGGATGCAAAAAATCAAGATTTACAGATATAGCCCATGTCTACAGTAACAAAATAGTGTCCTTGGAACAAAGAAGGAAGAAG gTAATATCAGGCCCAGcaggacaacaacaaaaagctgtGTCTCCATTTCAACAACTCAATGTGGAGAAACTGGGTCTTGAAGTAAATTACAGAAACCTTGACCGTGACTTACCAGTTCATCAAAAGTTGCACAAAAAGGACCTTGAACAGctactaaaaaatcatttgacaG gaattatCCGTGTTCCAGCTCTTTGCTTTGGAAATGAACATAGTACAATGGAGTCCTTGAATCTTGCTAATTATGAAGTGATGCCGATTGAACCACTGCATGATTGTAAAGGACATATCAAGAATTTGTGGGATGTTTTGCATGAAGTGTTGACACCTCAAgagaataaaatttttcaaCAGTCCCTAGATGCCACATATGGTTCGAAGGACAAGGTGAGAGGATCTGACTATCGGCTGTCATCAATAGTTGTTTACCAATCAATGCAAAGCACTTGCAGAAAGGAAATCAAAGAGTTGTTGTACACATTGATGGAGCTAGTTCGGTTATCATATCTTAAATCCCAAAAAAGGTCCCCACGAATTATTCTACGATTACATAATATTAGTTTCCAGCATGCCATGTTGTGCCAAGATCTGTTTGGGCATAATTTAAAGTCAATGTCTACACAAAAGCTTTATGGCATTTATTATCATGGCTTGACAACACATTTAGCAGAAGTATCGAGAATTATCTCACCAAGCTCCTTACACACAGAGAATGAAGAACAGCTATTCAGCAAAATTAATCAAATAAGTTTGAGAACATCAGCCAGATCCTTAGAATCCATACGTGATAATAGCATCATCCGTATTCAAGCTGAACAGAAATTTATTGCCAAAGAATGTTCTAGAAAATCAACTAACACATCTAAAATATCGAAATTTTCAGAGAGTGTACTTG aTGAGAAAAGAAGTTGTTTTAACATTAACTTACCTCTACGGAAATATCAGGCACACTTGGAAAGAATTGCAGATTTTTTGCTCTATGGTAATGGTGTTTGGTGGCATAGAGAAAATGATATTATCATATTTCATGATGGAAAAGAGGATGATGATTTCAGAGTTGAAGGGCCTTTGATGACAAATTTCAAACAAGACAACCTGCAATCAGTAGCAAAAGATGTAGAAGCTTGTTGGAAGAAATGCGTTGATCGTGGTATTGAATTGCCAATCACAAAGATAAATACTTTCGACGAAAATGGAGATTTAATAGAATGCAAGGCACTTGAAGAA actggcgttacaaatCCAAAAGCAAACATAACAAGTAATATCAAACTGATGGCTGATGATGATAATGCAGAATATGATAATGCGTATATATCACATGATAATAATGAAGAGATAGAAATGGAGATAGATATCACATTAGAACAGCAACCTTCCTTATTGGATTTAGAAGTTGACCAAGCTGTTCATTTTAAGAAAGAAACATCAAACACAATTACATTGGAACAACAACCTTGCATAGCTGACTCAGTTACTAATCCTAAAAAAACTGCAGAAAATAGTAAGTTGGAAAAGATCtgtagagacagacagacgaaagcTGACCAAAACCCAATTCTTGAATCAGGTGTATGCAAGAACATAATGTATGTTCTTGGCTATTCAGATAAATTGAAGGACTTCGACCGTCATCATATGTCATATAAGCTGACTAAAAGTGaacattcaagaaaaaaatgtagagCATTTATCATTCATTTTCGTGAAAAAGTGATGGCTGTTCAGCATGAAGCAGAAAAAGCTACGAAAGATTGGGAAAAAGACTTCatagcaaaaaattttaagatgcCGAATACAGAAGAgcttaaatcaaataaaatttacatggagaaatataaattaaattaccacgccaaaaaaattcttgaacaaTGGACAAATATTTAG